The genomic window CCAGTTGTTCGCCCACTCGGCCTACCCGACCGTCGAACACGACGCGGTGTTCTTCGGCCCGGACACCTACCGCTTCGCCCGCGCGCTGCAGCAGTTCTTCCAGCAGGCAGACGCCGGGACCGTGCGCCGCGCAGTGGACATCGGCTGCGGCGCCGGCCCCGGCGCCATCCTCATCGCCCAGGCCTGCCCGCAGGCGGAAGTCAGCGCCGTGGACATCAACCCACGCGCCCTGGACTTCACCCGCGCCAATGCCTACCTCGCCGGCATCGATGACCTGCAGATCCGCCAGAGCAACCTGCTGGACGGCGTTGACGGGCAGTTCGACCTGATCGTCGCCAACCCGCCCTATCTGCTCGACCCGGACGAACGCACCTACCGCCATGGCGGCGGCGACTACGGTGGCGGCCTGTCGCTGCGCATCGTCGAGACGGCGCTGGAGCGCCTCACGGTGGGCGGCACCCTGCTGCTCTACACCGGCGCCGCGGTGATCAACGGCGACGCGCCGCTGCGCAGGCAGGTCGACGCGCTGCTGGCCGACCGGCCGGTGAGCTGGCGCTACGAGGAAATGGACCCGGACGTCTTCGGCGAGGAACTGGACAGCGCCGCGTACCGCGACGCGGAACGCATCGCAGCGGTGACCCTGACGGTGAAGCGCCTGGCGTGATCGCGCAGGAGCGGCGGATAACGCTGACGGCGTTATTCGCCCTACGTCTGCCCCCTGTAGGAGCGGGCCACGCCCGCGACCGAAGCTTCCGCGCCTGCCGGCACCACCGGCTCACACCCGGGCAATCGCCTTACGGTCTGCTACTTCAACCCCAAGGGATCGCCCCCCTGTAGGAGCGGGCCACGCCCGCGACCGGAGCCCCCGCGTCTGCCGGAACCACCGGCTCACACCCGGACAATCGCGGGCATGGCCCGCTCCTACAGTTTCGGGAAATCTCGCGCGAGAAAGCGTCAACCGGCGAGCACGGAGGCTTCCACTCGCGCCAGACAGTCCCCTCTCCCTTCCGGGAGAGGGTTAGGGAGAGGGGCTCTTCGCTGCCAGTGCGCTGCCAAACGACAACCCCTCTCGAGCGAGCCCGGCTTACGCCGGAATCTTCGCCACCTGCGGCTCCCGCGCCCAGACGCGGTGCTGCTTGAGCGCCGCCTCCAACGGGGCGAACACATCGGTCGCCGAACCGCCCTGGATCACGCCTTCATCCGCCGCCAATCCGAGCTGCCCCGGCAGCGCCTGCGCATCGCCGGCAAACGCCAACGGCTTCAGGTGCTTGTAGGCTTCCAGCAGGTAATGCAGCGCGCGGCCATCGCCACTGATCTGCTGCGTCACCGGCGCACCGCCGGGCACGAACACCGCGTCGAAGACCACCGACGGCAGCCCGTCCCAGCTGGCATGGGGAATCAGCTCCGCGCCGCTCGCAGCCTTGACTGGCGCGGCACTGGGGGCGATCAGCTTGGCCGATGCGCCGCCCTTCTCCAGCGCATCGATCAGGTCGCTGACGTCGCTCTCGCTCACCCCGTCGGCAATCAGGATCGCCACCTTGCGCGAGCGGATATCGCCGGAGAGCAGGTTGACCTGGCTGAGCGCCGGCGACAGCGTGGGCTGCGGCACCGAGGCGGGCTTGGCGGTCACCGTGACGCCGATCTGGCTGGCCACCTTCTCCGCCAGTTTCGGGCAGATGTTGACGAGGATCTCGTTCACCTCGCGCTCACGGATCGACATCCGTTCCACCTTCGACAGCTCGAACGCGTAAGCCGAGGCCACGTGACCCTGCTCCACCTCGCTGAGGCTGTGATAGAACAGCGCCGCCTGGCTGAAGTGGTCGGCGAAGGAGTCGGCGCGCACCCGCACCTTGGTCCCGTTCACCGGTTCGTGGTAGCTGCTGAAGCCGCCCTGGCGCGCCGCCGGCGGGGTCTCCTTGGGCCAGCCGCCATCGATGGAGTTCGGCTCATAGGAGGCTCGGCCCTTGTGCACCATGTGCTGGTGCAGGCCGTCGCGCTGGTTGTTGTGGAACGGGCACAGCGGCTGGTTGATCGGGATCTGGTTGAAGTTCGGCCCACCCAGGCGCAGCAGCTGGGTGTCGGTGTAGGAGAACAGCCGGCCCTGCAGCAGCGGGTCGTTGGTGAAGTCGATGCCCGGCACGATGTGGCCGGGGTGGAACGCGGCCTGCTCGGTCTCGGCGAAGAAGTTGTCCGGGTTGCGGTTGAGCACCATGCGGCCGAGCAGTTTCACCGGCACCAGTTCCTCGGGCACCAGCTTGGTCGGGTCGAGCAGGTCGAAGTCGAACTGGTCGGCATCCGCCTCGGGGATCACCTGCACACCCAGCTCCCACTCGGGATAGTCGCCGCTCTCGATGTCCTCCCAGAGTTTGCGACGGTGGATGTCCGGGTCCTTGCCGGCGAGCTTCTGCGCCTCGTCCCAGACCAGCGAGCAGACGCCGGACTTGGGCTTCCAGTGGAACTTCACCAGCGAGCTTTCCCCCGCCGCGTTGATCAGCCGGAAGGTGTGCACGCCAAAGCCCTGCATGTGCCGCAGGGAGATGGGAATGGCGCGGTCGGACATGGCCCAGGTGACCATGTGCGCGGACTCCGGCGTGAGCGAGACGAAGTCCCAGAAGGTGTCGTGGGCCGAGGCCCCGGTGGGGATCTCGTTGTGCGGCTCGGGCTTCACCGCGTGGACGAAGTCTGGGAACTTGATGGCGTCCTGGATGAAGAACACCGGCATGTTGTTGCCCACCAGGTCGTAGTTGCCCTCGTCGGTGTAGAACTTCACCGCGAAGCCGCGCACGTCGCGCACGGTATCGGCCGAGCCGCGCGGGCCCTGCACGGTGGAGAAGCGCACGAACACCGGCGTCTGCTTGCCGCCCTTGCCGAGGAAGGAGGCCTTGGTCAGCGCGCTCCAGTCGTCGTAGGACTCGAAGT from Pseudomonas sp. GCEP-101 includes these protein-coding regions:
- the katE gene encoding catalase HPII, which translates into the protein MAKQPGNEAGKQSELAGTGTADRGNTNEKLEQLERYREDATGEALTTNTNVRIADNQNSLRAGDRGPSLLEDFILREKITHFDHERIPERIVHARGAAAHGYFESYDDWSALTKASFLGKGGKQTPVFVRFSTVQGPRGSADTVRDVRGFAVKFYTDEGNYDLVGNNMPVFFIQDAIKFPDFVHAVKPEPHNEIPTGASAHDTFWDFVSLTPESAHMVTWAMSDRAIPISLRHMQGFGVHTFRLINAAGESSLVKFHWKPKSGVCSLVWDEAQKLAGKDPDIHRRKLWEDIESGDYPEWELGVQVIPEADADQFDFDLLDPTKLVPEELVPVKLLGRMVLNRNPDNFFAETEQAAFHPGHIVPGIDFTNDPLLQGRLFSYTDTQLLRLGGPNFNQIPINQPLCPFHNNQRDGLHQHMVHKGRASYEPNSIDGGWPKETPPAARQGGFSSYHEPVNGTKVRVRADSFADHFSQAALFYHSLSEVEQGHVASAYAFELSKVERMSIREREVNEILVNICPKLAEKVASQIGVTVTAKPASVPQPTLSPALSQVNLLSGDIRSRKVAILIADGVSESDVSDLIDALEKGGASAKLIAPSAAPVKAASGAELIPHASWDGLPSVVFDAVFVPGGAPVTQQISGDGRALHYLLEAYKHLKPLAFAGDAQALPGQLGLAADEGVIQGGSATDVFAPLEAALKQHRVWAREPQVAKIPA
- a CDS encoding class I SAM-dependent methyltransferase → MTSFFDSRLEVLITLGQELQAQDYHFTTVTPATHARVNARPQNQVAEDLHGVFGWSRLFPDTVVSERLLALLETGGLLQRQDSQWRSAVRWSSLDDQLFAHSAYPTVEHDAVFFGPDTYRFARALQQFFQQADAGTVRRAVDIGCGAGPGAILIAQACPQAEVSAVDINPRALDFTRANAYLAGIDDLQIRQSNLLDGVDGQFDLIVANPPYLLDPDERTYRHGGGDYGGGLSLRIVETALERLTVGGTLLLYTGAAVINGDAPLRRQVDALLADRPVSWRYEEMDPDVFGEELDSAAYRDAERIAAVTLTVKRLA